From the genome of Terriglobales bacterium, one region includes:
- a CDS encoding antibiotic biosynthesis monooxygenase: MSSNRIRLMVGLDIHDGKFLEFQKIVEQMITATDTEPGTLGYIFFLSADQKHCRLMETYKDVPAITAHFKGTAVQQFVPQLLKVASPSVVEFYGDPGPELTAMAAQLKPAVFRTWQGIDR; the protein is encoded by the coding sequence ATGAGCTCGAACCGCATACGCTTGATGGTGGGCCTCGACATTCATGATGGCAAATTCCTCGAATTTCAAAAGATCGTGGAGCAGATGATCACCGCGACAGATACAGAACCTGGCACGCTGGGCTATATCTTTTTCCTTAGCGCTGATCAGAAGCACTGCCGCTTAATGGAAACCTACAAGGATGTGCCTGCGATCACAGCGCACTTCAAAGGGACCGCAGTACAGCAATTCGTGCCACAGTTGCTGAAGGTAGCAAGCCCATCAGTCGTGGAATTCTATGGAGATCCTGGACCGGAACTGACTGCCATGGCCGCCCAGCTCAAACCCGCAGTCTTTAGGACCTGGCAGGGGATCGACCGGTGA